A stretch of the Equus caballus isolate H_3958 breed thoroughbred chromosome X, TB-T2T, whole genome shotgun sequence genome encodes the following:
- the WDR13 gene encoding WD repeat-containing protein 13 isoform X1 yields the protein MAAVWQQVLAVDARYNAYRTPTFPQFRTQYIRRRSQLLRENAKAGHPPALRRQYLRLRGQLLGQRYGPLSEPGSARAYSNSIVRSSRTTLDRMEDFEDDPRALGARGHRRSVSRGSYQLQAQMNRAVYEDRPPGSVVPTSAAEASRAMAGDTSLSENYAFAGMYHVFDQHVDEAVPRVRFANDDRHRLACCSLDGSISLCQLVPAPPTVLRVLRGHTRGVSDFAWSLSNDILVSTSLDATMRIWASEDGRCIREIPDPDGAELLCCTFQPVNNNLTVVGNAKHNVHVVNISTGKKVKGGSSKLTGRVLALSFDAPGRLLWAGDDRGSVFSFLFDMATGKLTKAKRLVVHEGSPVTSISARSWVSREARDPSLLINACLNKLLLYRVVDNEGTLQLKRSFPIEQSSHPVRSIFCPLMSFRQGACVVTGSEDMCVHFFDVERAAKAAVNKLQGHSAPVLDVSFNCDESLLASSDASGMVIVWRREQK from the exons ATGGCCGCGGTGTGGCAGCAGGTCTTAGCAGTAGACGCGAG GTACAACGCGTACCGCACACCAACGTTTCCACAGTTTCGGACACAGTATATCCGGCGGCGCAGCCAGCTACTACGGGAGAATGCCAAGGCGGGGCACCCCCCAGCGCTTCGTCGGCAGTACCTGAGGCTGCGTGGGCAGCTGTTGGGCCAGCGCTACGGGCCCCTGTCCGAGCCAGGCAGTGCTCGTGCCTATAGCAACAGCATCGTCCGCAGCAGCCGCACTACCCTTGACCGAATGGAG GACTTTGAGGATGATCCTCGGGCCCTGGGGGCCCGTGGGCACCGCCGTTCCGTCAGCCGAGGCTCCTACCAGCTGCAGGCACAGATGAACCGCGCCGTCTATGAGGACAG GCCCCCCGGTAGCGTGGTACCCACATCAGCGGCAGAAGCAAGTCGAGCCATGGCTGGGGACACATCGCTGAGTGAGAACTACGCCTTTGCGGGCATGTACCATGTTTTTGACCAGCACGTGGATGAGGCAG TCCCCAGGGTGCGCTTTGCCAACGATGACCGGCACCGCCTGGCCTGCTGCTCCCTCGATGGCAGCATCTCGCTGTGTCAGCTGGTGCCCGCCCCGCCCACTGTGCTCCGAGTGCTGCGGGGCCACACCCGTGGTGTCTCCGACTTCGCGTGGTCTCTCTCCAATGACATCCTCGTGTCCACCTCACTTGATGCTACTATGCGCATCTGGGCCTCTGAGGACGGCCGCTGCATCCGGGAGATCCCTGACCCCGACGGCGCCGAACTGCTCTGCTGCACATTCCAGCCAGTCAACAACAACCTCACTGTG GTGGGGAATGCCAAGCACAATGTGCATGTTGTGAACATCTCCACTGGCAAGAAAGTGAAGGGTGGCTCCAGCAAGCTGACGGGCCGTGTCCTCGCTCTGTCCTTTGATGCCCCTGGCCGGCTGCTCTGGGCGGGTGATGACCGCGGcagtgttttctctttcctcttcgaCATGGCCACAG GGAAGCTGACCAAAGCCAAGCGTCTGGTGGTGCACGAGGGTAGCCCTGTGACCAGCATCTCCGCCCGCTCCTGGGTCAGCCGCGAGGCCCGGGACCCCTCGCTGCTCATCAACGCTTGTCTCAACAAACTGCTGCTCTACAG ggTGGTGGACAACGAGGGGACCCTGCAGCTGAAGAGGAGCTTCCCCATTGAGCAGAGCTCACACCCTGTGCGCAGCATCTTCTGCCCCCTCATGTCCTTCCGCCAGGGGGCCTGTGTGG TGACGGGCAGCGAGGACATGTGTGTGCACTTCTTTGATGTGGAGCGGGCAGCCAAGGCTGCTGTCAACAAGCTGCAGGGCCACAGCGCACCTGTGCTGGACGTCAGCTTCAACTGCGACGAGAGCCTGCTGGCTTCCAGTGACGCCAGCGGCATGGTCATCGTCTGGAGGCGGGAGCAGAAGTAG
- the WDR13 gene encoding WD repeat-containing protein 13 isoform X2: MEDFEDDPRALGARGHRRSVSRGSYQLQAQMNRAVYEDRPPGSVVPTSAAEASRAMAGDTSLSENYAFAGMYHVFDQHVDEAVPRVRFANDDRHRLACCSLDGSISLCQLVPAPPTVLRVLRGHTRGVSDFAWSLSNDILVSTSLDATMRIWASEDGRCIREIPDPDGAELLCCTFQPVNNNLTVVGNAKHNVHVVNISTGKKVKGGSSKLTGRVLALSFDAPGRLLWAGDDRGSVFSFLFDMATGKLTKAKRLVVHEGSPVTSISARSWVSREARDPSLLINACLNKLLLYRVVDNEGTLQLKRSFPIEQSSHPVRSIFCPLMSFRQGACVVTGSEDMCVHFFDVERAAKAAVNKLQGHSAPVLDVSFNCDESLLASSDASGMVIVWRREQK; the protein is encoded by the exons ATGGAG GACTTTGAGGATGATCCTCGGGCCCTGGGGGCCCGTGGGCACCGCCGTTCCGTCAGCCGAGGCTCCTACCAGCTGCAGGCACAGATGAACCGCGCCGTCTATGAGGACAG GCCCCCCGGTAGCGTGGTACCCACATCAGCGGCAGAAGCAAGTCGAGCCATGGCTGGGGACACATCGCTGAGTGAGAACTACGCCTTTGCGGGCATGTACCATGTTTTTGACCAGCACGTGGATGAGGCAG TCCCCAGGGTGCGCTTTGCCAACGATGACCGGCACCGCCTGGCCTGCTGCTCCCTCGATGGCAGCATCTCGCTGTGTCAGCTGGTGCCCGCCCCGCCCACTGTGCTCCGAGTGCTGCGGGGCCACACCCGTGGTGTCTCCGACTTCGCGTGGTCTCTCTCCAATGACATCCTCGTGTCCACCTCACTTGATGCTACTATGCGCATCTGGGCCTCTGAGGACGGCCGCTGCATCCGGGAGATCCCTGACCCCGACGGCGCCGAACTGCTCTGCTGCACATTCCAGCCAGTCAACAACAACCTCACTGTG GTGGGGAATGCCAAGCACAATGTGCATGTTGTGAACATCTCCACTGGCAAGAAAGTGAAGGGTGGCTCCAGCAAGCTGACGGGCCGTGTCCTCGCTCTGTCCTTTGATGCCCCTGGCCGGCTGCTCTGGGCGGGTGATGACCGCGGcagtgttttctctttcctcttcgaCATGGCCACAG GGAAGCTGACCAAAGCCAAGCGTCTGGTGGTGCACGAGGGTAGCCCTGTGACCAGCATCTCCGCCCGCTCCTGGGTCAGCCGCGAGGCCCGGGACCCCTCGCTGCTCATCAACGCTTGTCTCAACAAACTGCTGCTCTACAG ggTGGTGGACAACGAGGGGACCCTGCAGCTGAAGAGGAGCTTCCCCATTGAGCAGAGCTCACACCCTGTGCGCAGCATCTTCTGCCCCCTCATGTCCTTCCGCCAGGGGGCCTGTGTGG TGACGGGCAGCGAGGACATGTGTGTGCACTTCTTTGATGTGGAGCGGGCAGCCAAGGCTGCTGTCAACAAGCTGCAGGGCCACAGCGCACCTGTGCTGGACGTCAGCTTCAACTGCGACGAGAGCCTGCTGGCTTCCAGTGACGCCAGCGGCATGGTCATCGTCTGGAGGCGGGAGCAGAAGTAG